In Luteibacter mycovicinus, a genomic segment contains:
- the iolB gene encoding 5-deoxy-glucuronate isomerase, whose product MSLLVKAMPTGEAIVKVTPETARWHHVGFEARRIEAGSTVKIALPADREGCLVVLVGRVDIAVAGHAWEDLGGRDSVFDDRSPHAVYAPPSSVYTITARTDAELALASAPATGKFAARLIEPSSMKRSARGTGANTRYVCDILPETEDAESLLVVEVLTPAGHSSSYPPHKHDTDALPEESVLEETYYHRVDPPQGFAFQRVYTDERDIDESMAVGNHDVVMVPRGYHPVVMPHGYRGYYLNVMAGPRREWHFRNDPAHEWMIAR is encoded by the coding sequence ATGAGTCTGCTCGTCAAGGCGATGCCCACCGGCGAAGCCATCGTCAAAGTCACGCCGGAAACCGCCCGCTGGCATCACGTGGGTTTCGAGGCGAGGCGTATCGAAGCGGGCTCGACCGTCAAGATCGCGCTGCCCGCCGACCGCGAGGGGTGTCTCGTGGTGCTCGTCGGGCGCGTCGATATCGCGGTGGCCGGCCACGCGTGGGAAGACCTCGGTGGCCGCGACAGCGTCTTCGACGATCGCTCGCCGCATGCCGTATATGCACCGCCGTCATCCGTGTACACGATCACCGCGCGGACCGATGCCGAGCTGGCACTCGCTTCCGCACCGGCCACCGGCAAGTTCGCCGCGCGCCTGATCGAGCCATCGTCGATGAAGCGTTCGGCGCGCGGTACGGGCGCGAACACCCGCTACGTCTGCGACATTCTTCCGGAAACCGAAGACGCCGAGTCGCTGCTCGTGGTCGAGGTGCTGACGCCCGCCGGTCACTCGTCGAGCTATCCGCCGCACAAGCACGACACGGACGCACTGCCTGAAGAAAGCGTGCTGGAGGAAACCTACTATCACCGTGTCGATCCACCGCAAGGCTTCGCGTTTCAGCGCGTCTACACCGACGAGCGCGACATCGACGAGTCGATGGCCGTCGGCAACCACGATGTGGTGATGGTGCCGCGTGGCTACCACCCCGTGGTGATGCCGCACGGTTACCGCGGCTACTACCTCAACGTCATGGCCGGTCCGCGCCGTGAATGGCATTTCCGCAACGATCCCGCCCACGAATGGATGATCGCGCGCTGA
- a CDS encoding CoA-acylating methylmalonate-semialdehyde dehydrogenase, translating into MSAQPSTQSLPRIGHFIAGKPYSGSPAGTAPVYDPARGVPAAEVELASVADIDVAVRAAHAAFPAWSETPPLKRARVMFRFKDLIERDMDRLARVIVAEHGKVLSDAKGEIVRGLEVVEYACGIPELLKGEYTEQIANGIDAWTMRQALGVCAGITPFNFPAMVPMWMFPMAIACGNTFVLKPSERDPSLGVELARLLKEAGLPDGVFNVVHGDKTAVDALLDHPLVRAVSFVGSTPIAEYIYAQGSAKGKRVQALGGAKNHMIVMPDADLEKTADALMGAGYGAAGERCMAISVAVAVGEATADALVAKLAPRVKALRIGNGLDETIEMGPVVTGVHRDRITSYIDDGEAAGAELVVDGRGYQVAGCEQGFFVGGTLFDRVTPAMRIYKEEIFGPVLCVVRVPDFASALKLVDDHEFGNGTAIFTRDGQVAREFAHRVQVGMIGINVPIPVPMAFHSFGGWKKSLMGDHHAHGPESVRFYTRQKAVTQRWLNHDESAGAEFAMPTH; encoded by the coding sequence ATGTCCGCCCAGCCGTCCACCCAGTCCCTCCCCCGCATCGGCCACTTCATCGCCGGCAAGCCGTACAGTGGTTCGCCCGCGGGCACCGCCCCGGTGTACGACCCCGCGCGCGGCGTGCCCGCCGCCGAGGTCGAGCTCGCCTCCGTCGCCGATATCGACGTCGCGGTGCGCGCGGCGCACGCCGCGTTCCCCGCCTGGTCGGAAACACCGCCACTCAAGCGCGCGCGCGTGATGTTCCGCTTCAAGGACCTGATTGAGCGCGACATGGATCGCCTGGCGCGCGTGATCGTCGCGGAGCACGGCAAGGTGCTGTCCGACGCGAAGGGCGAGATCGTGCGCGGCCTCGAGGTCGTCGAATACGCCTGCGGCATTCCCGAATTGCTCAAGGGCGAGTACACCGAGCAGATCGCCAATGGCATCGACGCCTGGACCATGCGCCAGGCACTGGGCGTCTGCGCGGGCATCACGCCGTTCAACTTCCCCGCGATGGTGCCCATGTGGATGTTCCCCATGGCCATCGCCTGCGGCAATACCTTCGTGCTGAAGCCCTCCGAGCGCGATCCGTCGCTCGGCGTCGAGCTGGCCAGGCTGCTCAAGGAGGCAGGACTCCCCGACGGCGTCTTCAATGTCGTCCATGGCGACAAGACCGCCGTGGACGCGTTGCTCGATCACCCGCTGGTTCGCGCGGTCAGCTTCGTCGGCTCGACGCCGATCGCCGAATACATCTACGCGCAAGGTTCGGCGAAGGGCAAGCGCGTGCAGGCTCTGGGCGGCGCCAAGAACCACATGATCGTCATGCCCGACGCGGATCTTGAAAAGACCGCCGACGCCTTGATGGGTGCCGGCTACGGCGCCGCCGGTGAGCGCTGCATGGCGATCTCGGTCGCCGTCGCTGTCGGCGAAGCGACCGCCGACGCACTGGTGGCAAAGCTCGCCCCCCGCGTGAAGGCCCTGCGCATCGGCAACGGCCTGGACGAGACCATCGAGATGGGACCTGTCGTGACCGGCGTGCATCGCGATCGCATCACCAGCTACATCGACGACGGCGAAGCGGCTGGTGCGGAGCTCGTGGTCGACGGACGTGGTTATCAGGTGGCGGGCTGCGAGCAGGGTTTCTTCGTCGGCGGCACGCTGTTCGACCGCGTGACGCCGGCCATGCGCATTTATAAGGAAGAAATTTTCGGGCCGGTGCTATGCGTGGTTCGCGTGCCGGATTTCGCCAGTGCGCTGAAACTGGTCGACGATCACGAATTCGGAAACGGAACGGCGATTTTCACACGGGATGGACAGGTGGCGCGCGAATTTGCCCATCGCGTTCAGGTCGGCATGATCGGAATTAATGTACCGATCCCCGTACCGATGGCTTTTCACAGCTTCGGGGGCTGGAAAAAGAGCCTCATGGGCGATCATCACGCGCATGGCCCCGAGTCGGTGCGGTTCTACACGAGGCAGAAAGCCGTTACACAGCGTTGGCTGAACCACGATGAAAGCGCGGGAGCCGAATTCGCGATGCCCACACATTAG